Part of the Sphingobium lignivorans genome is shown below.
CAGCACTGCCCAAAAACCCCATGGCTCCCGCCGAGGCGGGGGTGGGCGGCGAGAGCGACTGGAGAGGCCCGCTGAAGCGGCGGGCTGCACCCGGAGGGGCGAAATGAAATGGAGCAGCCCGGCGAAGCCGAGGCTTGCAGCGCACCGTGGCGGGCCTAGCAGGGATCGCCGACCACTCCCGCATCGCAGGGAGGCCCAGAATATCAGCGCCGCCGCGCAAGCGGCGTCCGCAATACTTTAAGCGTCTGTCTGGCTATGGCGCCGGCAGCTTCTCCGGCTGCTCGAAAGCGTTATCGAGCGGGGCGAATATGCTATGACTGTTCAGGATTCCGCAGGAGTTGAAGATGAAGATAAGCGCGCGCAATCAGATCGCAGGAACAGTCGTTTCTGTTACGCCAGGTGCGGTGAGCGCTTCGGTCAAGATCGACATCGGCGGCGGCAACATCGTCACGTCCAGCGTGACCAACGAAGCCGTGGCTGATCTGGGTCTTTCCGCTGGCGACAAGGTGACGGTCATCGTGAAGGCGAGCGACGTCCTGATCGGCAAGTAGTCGATGGTCAGGAAAGGGGCTCTCAAGCTCAAGGCGCAGATATTCTGCGGCGATCAGCCGGCCATCGGCCCCGGCAAGGCCGATCTGCTCGAAGCGATCGACCGCGAAGGCTCGATCGCGGCCGCGGGCCGCGCGATGGGAATGAGCTATCGCCGCACCTGGATGCTAGTCGACACCATGAACCGATCCTGGAAAGACAAGCTCGTCGAAACGACCAAAGGCGGCGGGCCGTCCAAGGGCGCGCGGCTGACCGATTGCGGCCGAACGGTGCTCGATGCCTATCGCGCGCTTGAGCAGCAGCTTGCGGAGGCGGCCGAAGGGAGGCTCCGCACGTTGACTGCGCTCTTGCTCGACACCCCACGAGAGGCGAGCGAGCCGGCCCGAGCGGCATCGACGCCGGCAGCAACGAATTAGCCTCAGAGTTTTTTGCCGCACGCCTTCATCGGCAACGCGAACTGCGGGTCTGTGATGAAACGCTGATCGGTCAAGGCCCTGAGAAAGGCGACGAGATCGGCAATATCGGGTTCCGAAAGCCTCTCGATCGAGGCAACAGTACGATGGTGACGAACAGCATCGATCAATGTCGGGCTTTCGCCGTCGTGCATATAGGGCGCAGTCAGGGCCACATTGCGGAGCCCGGGCGTACGGAATTTGCCATCGTCCGAAGCGATGCCCGTCACCTCCCCGAGACCCCGATCGGTTCCCCGCGTCGGAACTTCGAGGGCATGGAAGCCATCGTCGGTGAAGTTCGGCCCGCCATGGCAGCTGGCGCAATCAGCGCGTCCGAAAAACAGCTCGGCACCGCGTCGCGCCGCTGGGATCATCGCATCGGCCCGCCCCCGGCGAGAGCGATCGAAGGGCGTATCGAACGCCAGCATCGTGCGCTCGAATGCCGCGAGTGCCTTTGCCACGGTCGTCATGTCGATCGCGCCGTTCACCTCGGGAAAGGCCGTCTGGAACATCCGAATGTAGCAAGAATCGCTGGCGAGCCGCCGCGCTATCTCGGCCTCCTTGCCCTTCATGCCCATCTCGACCGGATGCTCGCCTAGCACCGGCACAGCGACCTGCAACTCCAGGCTCGTCAGGCGCGGGTCGGCCCAGGTCAGCCTTGCCGCATAGCCGACGTTGGCGAGCCCGGGGACATTGCGGCGGCCGGGATCGCCATACACGCCGGGACGCGTGCGGTTGTCGTCGGCGAAGGCATGCTTTTGCGAATGGCACGTGCCGCAGGACATGGTGCCGTCGATCGACAGGTCGGCTTCATAGAATAGCCGCCGGCCCAGTTCGACCTTGGCCGCACTCATGGGGTTGTCGATGGGAACCGGGGGCGGCGCCATTCCGGCTAGAAGGTTCCAGCGCCATTGCGGCGAATGGGCAGCTGCGATCGTCAGAAGAGCAGCCGCGATCCCCAAACCGTTACGTGCGACGCGGCGCATTGCCTCAGGGCAGCCGGGCGATCATCAGCGAAAGCTTCGGCTCCCCGTTCGCCGCGATCTGGAGCGTGTACCGGCCCGGCGTCAGCGGGAAATCGACCATCTTGCGGATGCCCGAGCAGTCCGGCCCGTGACCATGCGCCGTCGATGCGACTGCAGTCCTGCCCCGCAGCACATCGATCCACGCCCCGGAGCCGAGCGCGACGCGATAGATGCCCGCTTGTTCGACCGTAAAGGCGAACAGGCCGCCATAGCTGACCGAGCCGCCGGGCTTCTCAGGGCGCGTCACGTAGCGGACTTCGCTGGTCGACTTGAGTGTCGCGTCCGCCGCAGAACCGATGACGAGAGTCGCGGCGCGAAGGCCCGACGCATCGCTGGATGCAGCGATCGGCCGCCGTGAAGACCACCCCAAGAGCTCGGGTGGCATGGTCGCCGAACCGGCAGCGCAGCCCTTTACGTCCTGCTGGGCGCGGGCGTCCGACAAGGACGTCATCAGTGCGATCCCGACCAGTGCTGCGACAAGACCATGGCGCATCCCGCTGTTCCTCCGAACCAAGTGATGTATATGGCCATATATAGCGAGTCGCCAAAGCACAATGCCGGCGCGCGCCGATGGGGGACTGATGCGACTTTTACCGATGCTTGCCATGACCACCGCGCTCGTGGCCAACACACAGGCGCACGCCCAGACGGCGGACACCGCGGGGCTTGCGGACGACAGTGCCTTCACGCTGGGCCAGATCATCGT
Proteins encoded:
- a CDS encoding winged helix-turn-helix domain-containing protein, with amino-acid sequence MVRKGALKLKAQIFCGDQPAIGPGKADLLEAIDREGSIAAAGRAMGMSYRRTWMLVDTMNRSWKDKLVETTKGGGPSKGARLTDCGRTVLDAYRALEQQLAEAAEGRLRTLTALLLDTPREASEPARAASTPAATN
- a CDS encoding cytochrome c peroxidase gives rise to the protein MRRVARNGLGIAAALLTIAAAHSPQWRWNLLAGMAPPPVPIDNPMSAAKVELGRRLFYEADLSIDGTMSCGTCHSQKHAFADDNRTRPGVYGDPGRRNVPGLANVGYAARLTWADPRLTSLELQVAVPVLGEHPVEMGMKGKEAEIARRLASDSCYIRMFQTAFPEVNGAIDMTTVAKALAAFERTMLAFDTPFDRSRRGRADAMIPAARRGAELFFGRADCASCHGGPNFTDDGFHALEVPTRGTDRGLGEVTGIASDDGKFRTPGLRNVALTAPYMHDGESPTLIDAVRHHRTVASIERLSEPDIADLVAFLRALTDQRFITDPQFALPMKACGKKL
- a CDS encoding TOBE domain-containing protein, giving the protein MKISARNQIAGTVVSVTPGAVSASVKIDIGGGNIVTSSVTNEAVADLGLSAGDKVTVIVKASDVLIGK
- a CDS encoding homogentisate 1,2-dioxygenase, with the translated sequence MRHGLVAALVGIALMTSLSDARAQQDVKGCAAGSATMPPELLGWSSRRPIAASSDASGLRAATLVIGSAADATLKSTSEVRYVTRPEKPGGSVSYGGLFAFTVEQAGIYRVALGSGAWIDVLRGRTAVASTAHGHGPDCSGIRKMVDFPLTPGRYTLQIAANGEPKLSLMIARLP